AAGTCTTGCCGGAAAAGGGAACGGGAAGAACAGGCGGGACGCGCTCAAGATTGAAGTGCCGACAGGCCTCGAGGTGTGCAAACAGAAGACGCTCGCCAAGAGTATCGTAGTTTACGGTGTGGGGCTCCATTCGGGCGTGAAGACAGGAATGATACTGCTTCCCATGCCGGCTGACACGGGCATCGTTTTTGAGCACGTTCCTGACGGCGAGAGGATTCCAGCATTCATCGACTATGTTTTCTCTTCCGGGTTTGCCTCCTCCATCAAAGGCAGAGACTGTGCAGTTAGAACCGTGGAGCATCTGCTGGCGACCTGTCATATGTACGGCCTCACCAATCTGCTCATCAAGGTGAGTGAGGAGGTGCCTATTTTTGACGGCTCTGCGATTGATCTTTGTCTCAAGATTGAGGAAGCCGGTGTCGTGGAACAGGATGCTGGTATAGAGCCGCTGAAGGTGACAGAACGGGTGGCAGTTCCCAATCTCCCTGAAGGCAAGTATCTTTCCGTCGAACCTGCAACGGAGCTTATCATTGACTACACGCTCAGCTACCCGAAGCCTGTAGGCGTGCAACGCTACCAGTTCTCGGGAGGAAAAGAGCGTTTCGTTACTGATATAGCGCCTGCGCGCACCTTCGGTTTCTTGAAAGACTTCGAGAAACTGGAGAAGATGGGGCTGGGATCAGGGGGGCGAATCAGCAACGTGATCATTCTGAACGATGATAATGTCATCAACACGAAGCTCAGGTTTGAGGATGAGTTCGTGCGTCACAAGGTTCTTGATCTGCTGGGCGACCTCTATCTTCTTTCCCGCCCCGTTGTCGGCAAGGTGCTGGCGAAAGGCACGGGGCACCTCGAAAACATCGCCCTCGTGAAAGAATTGAAAAGAGTCTTTTACAAGAACTAGGGACATGCATCCCGCCACCAGAATTACAAATTCTAAGCCCTGAATTCTCAACAATCTCAAATGACCAAAATTCCAAACAAAGTCAAGCGCGACTATGAGCTAAAGTCCCTGTTTGAGATATTCGACATGTATGAATTTGTTTAGGATTTAGAAATTAGAATTCAGGATTTTGCCGGTGATCCCGGCTTCAGTTTCAACCTCGACAGGATCAACTCTGCAGCCGCTGCGACGTCATCCCGCGAGAATACCGGCACCGGCGCATCTACCGGCCTGTCCGACATCAGTGCAAACACGTCCCGGTCCTCACATGAGAGCGGGGCGACTTCCTCAGAAAATTTGTAGACCTCGATCTTTGGACCGCGCTCTTCTTTGAACCCCTCGATGATAACAAGGTCAACTTCCCTGATGTAGGTTGAGACCAGTTCTGCAATGGTCAATTCTTTATCGGTATCCGCGGTGAGCGCGACTTTCTGGGGAGAAACAATCATCGAGACACGGGCGCCTGCTTTCTTGTGACGATAGCTGTCTTTGCCCTCCCTGTCAGATTCGAAATCGTGACGGTGATGCTTTATTGTCGCGATCTGAAGGCCTTTCGCCCGCAGCATCGGTATCAATTTCTCGATGAACGTGGTCTTGCCGGTGTTTGACCTTCCGACGACAGAGAGTACCGGGATCATGGGTCCAGCCATTGCAGTTCTACCTCCCTGCCTTTCCTCACTCTCGTGATCCCGCGTTCCAGGATAATGAAAGCGTCGGGCTCATCCGCGTATAGCTCTGTAATGCGCGCTGCAGGACTGCGCGCGAGCGTCACGGGGATGAGGTGAATCCTGTCCTTCTCTTTCTCCAGATCATCGGGCACGGGCACTGTTCCTGATTGCGGGCCGCCTGACCTGCCGGCGAGCTTCCACAGGCAACGCTTGATGAACGCCTCGTAGAGGGTTCTTAATGCCCGAGGGTTCCCAGGGAGGATAAAGAAGAGCGTCTCTGCAAGTTTTCCTGCAGTCATTGTCTTGCCGGGTACGATCGGCAGGCCGTCAAGGAGAAAAGTAGCCCTTCGTTTCTCGAAAGATGAGCGCG
The sequence above is drawn from the Syntrophorhabdales bacterium genome and encodes:
- the mobB gene encoding molybdopterin-guanine dinucleotide biosynthesis protein B, whose amino-acid sequence is MAGPMIPVLSVVGRSNTGKTTFIEKLIPMLRAKGLQIATIKHHRHDFESDREGKDSYRHKKAGARVSMIVSPQKVALTADTDKELTIAELVSTYIREVDLVIIEGFKEERGPKIEVYKFSEEVAPLSCEDRDVFALMSDRPVDAPVPVFSRDDVAAAAELILSRLKLKPGSPAKS
- the lpxC gene encoding UDP-3-O-acyl-N-acetylglucosamine deacetylase — protein: MNQSGNGGSHQVLIIDDEKSIVESLSSILREEGFSVFSARDGKEGLALFEHVKPRVVLLDVWMPEMDGLDVLRHIRKKDSDAVIIVISGHGTISTAVEAVKMGATDFLEKPLSIEKVLEVISRSLAGKGNGKNRRDALKIEVPTGLEVCKQKTLAKSIVVYGVGLHSGVKTGMILLPMPADTGIVFEHVPDGERIPAFIDYVFSSGFASSIKGRDCAVRTVEHLLATCHMYGLTNLLIKVSEEVPIFDGSAIDLCLKIEEAGVVEQDAGIEPLKVTERVAVPNLPEGKYLSVEPATELIIDYTLSYPKPVGVQRYQFSGGKERFVTDIAPARTFGFLKDFEKLEKMGLGSGGRISNVIILNDDNVINTKLRFEDEFVRHKVLDLLGDLYLLSRPVVGKVLAKGTGHLENIALVKELKRVFYKN